The following proteins come from a genomic window of Achromobacter sp. AONIH1:
- a CDS encoding histidine phosphatase family protein, whose product MTEIWFIRHGETDWNRQRRLQGWQDIPLNEAGRQQAAQLAARMRDEAVQTRFDALYSSDLQRARDTAQPVAEQLDLRIRTEPGIRERGFGVLEGLDLEHIDTLAPAAAASWKSRDPLRPLDGGETLGQFQSRVISTVDDIAGRHGGERIMLFTHGGVLDIVWRHASGVPLNAPRDASMLNVSINRVGVSGREWQVLDWGDVSHVSGETRNDVVR is encoded by the coding sequence ATGACTGAAATCTGGTTCATCCGCCACGGCGAAACCGACTGGAACCGCCAGCGCCGCCTGCAAGGCTGGCAAGACATTCCGCTGAACGAGGCCGGCCGGCAGCAGGCCGCGCAACTGGCCGCGCGCATGCGCGACGAGGCCGTCCAGACGCGCTTCGACGCCCTCTACAGCAGCGATCTGCAACGCGCCCGCGATACCGCTCAGCCCGTGGCCGAGCAGTTGGACCTGCGCATCCGCACCGAGCCCGGCATCCGCGAACGCGGCTTCGGCGTGCTGGAAGGGCTGGATCTGGAACACATCGACACGCTGGCCCCGGCGGCGGCGGCCTCCTGGAAAAGCCGCGATCCGCTGCGCCCGCTGGACGGCGGCGAAACGCTGGGCCAGTTCCAGTCGCGCGTGATTTCCACGGTGGACGACATCGCCGGACGCCACGGCGGCGAGCGCATCATGCTGTTCACGCACGGCGGCGTGCTGGACATCGTCTGGCGCCACGCCAGCGGCGTGCCGCTCAACGCCCCGCGCGACGCGTCGATGCTGAACGTCAGCATCAACCGCGTCGGCGTGAGCGGTCGCGAATGGCAGGTGCTGGATTGGGGCGACGTCAGCCACGTGAGCGGCGAAACGCGCAACGACGTGGTGCGCTGA